One window of Rasiella rasia genomic DNA carries:
- the folB gene encoding dihydroneopterin aldolase has translation MSIIRLKNIRIFTNHGCLIEEEKIGSDYLVNLTVKADLSKAATTDNLKDTVDYVHLQHIVKTEMAQRSKLLEQVGQRIIDRIFSEISLVEHAEVSISKLNPPIGGDVAEVEVTMTR, from the coding sequence ATGAGTATTATTCGACTTAAGAACATTCGTATTTTCACCAACCATGGCTGTTTAATTGAAGAGGAGAAAATAGGGAGTGATTATCTTGTTAATCTTACGGTAAAAGCTGATTTAAGTAAAGCCGCTACAACAGACAATCTCAAAGACACCGTAGATTACGTGCATTTACAGCATATTGTAAAAACCGAAATGGCGCAACGCAGTAAGCTGCTAGAGCAAGTTGGACAACGAATTATTGATCGTATTTTTTCTGAAATTTCCTTGGTAGAACATGCCGAGGTGTCTATTTCAAAGCTTAATCCGCCAATTGGTGGAGATGTAGCTGAAGTAGAGGTTACAATGACTCGGTAA
- a CDS encoding ribonuclease R family protein encodes MPKRKKRRKNKSTIQGLALSILTILRKEHSKPFNYKQIAAKLGVDDASSRNQIIKKLKALQLKGEIQELERGKYIITPSKNYHTGTMDITSRGRGFVIVDGLEDDIKISNKNLNKALNKDTVEVYVFSRKRGGRMEGEVTKIIERKRTEFVGTIQISDKFAFVECQGYNMYTDIFVPKSKIGEAQDGDRVLVRMDGWESNSDSPIGSVLKVLGKPGEHNTEIHSILAQYGLPYEFPHEVETFSNELDTSIRDEEIKKRRDMRKTLTFTIDPKDAKDFDDALSFEVLENGNYEIGIHIADVSHYVKPGTVLDDEAYERATSVYLVDRVVPMLPEVLSNNACSLRPHEEKYTFSAVFEVNNKAEVVKKWFGRTVTYSDARFAYEEAQEIIEKNTGQGVSKTLDDKDSRTIPANISLTGKEYQVDKPIAEAILELDRLAKILRKKRMHAGAISFDKVEVKFILDEKNNPEGVYFKESKDANKLIEEFMLLANRSVAEYIGKQNPKKTFVYRVHDEPDDEKIAALENIIRQFGYKMDTRDRKTTAASMNKLLKDVHGKKEQNMIDTIAIRTMSKAQYTVHNIGHYGLAFDYYTHFTSPIRRYPDVMVHRLLQRYLDKKESAKEDAYEDNCKHSTEMEILATNAERDSIKYMQVKYMQDHKDEEFVGVISGVTEWGIYVEIIKNKCEGMVRLQDLTDDHYEFDKENYAVVGQKTKNAYVLGDEVRVQVKNADLVKKHLDFTMLGHANV; translated from the coding sequence ATGCCGAAACGTAAAAAACGTAGAAAAAATAAATCAACCATACAGGGATTAGCCCTAAGTATATTAACCATACTTCGCAAGGAGCATTCAAAACCATTTAACTATAAACAAATTGCTGCTAAACTTGGCGTAGACGATGCTAGTAGTAGAAATCAAATTATAAAGAAATTAAAAGCACTTCAGCTTAAAGGGGAAATTCAAGAATTAGAACGAGGAAAATATATTATAACTCCATCAAAAAATTATCATACTGGAACTATGGATATTACAAGTCGCGGTCGTGGATTTGTAATTGTAGATGGCCTTGAAGATGATATTAAAATTTCAAACAAAAATCTAAATAAAGCCTTAAATAAAGACACTGTAGAAGTTTATGTTTTTAGCAGAAAACGCGGTGGTAGAATGGAAGGTGAAGTCACAAAAATAATAGAAAGGAAGCGCACAGAATTTGTTGGTACCATTCAGATTTCAGATAAATTTGCCTTCGTAGAATGTCAGGGATACAACATGTATACAGACATTTTTGTACCTAAGAGTAAAATTGGAGAAGCACAAGATGGAGATAGAGTTTTAGTAAGAATGGATGGTTGGGAATCAAATTCAGATTCACCTATTGGAAGTGTACTAAAAGTACTTGGAAAACCAGGAGAACACAACACAGAAATTCATTCTATTTTAGCTCAGTACGGACTTCCATACGAGTTTCCGCATGAGGTAGAAACTTTTTCAAATGAGCTTGATACAAGCATACGAGATGAGGAAATTAAGAAGCGTCGGGATATGCGAAAAACACTCACATTTACGATAGATCCTAAAGACGCAAAAGACTTTGATGATGCTCTAAGTTTTGAAGTACTAGAAAATGGAAATTATGAAATAGGAATTCACATTGCAGATGTAAGTCATTACGTTAAACCAGGCACAGTGCTCGACGACGAGGCCTACGAACGAGCAACTTCTGTATATCTAGTAGATCGTGTAGTACCTATGTTGCCAGAAGTATTATCTAATAATGCCTGTTCATTAAGACCTCATGAAGAAAAATATACCTTCTCTGCAGTTTTTGAAGTAAATAATAAAGCTGAAGTTGTAAAAAAATGGTTTGGAAGAACGGTTACCTACTCAGACGCACGATTTGCCTATGAAGAAGCCCAAGAAATAATTGAAAAAAACACCGGTCAGGGAGTATCTAAGACACTAGATGATAAAGATAGTAGAACAATTCCTGCAAATATTTCACTCACAGGAAAAGAGTATCAAGTAGATAAACCTATTGCAGAGGCAATTCTAGAATTAGATAGATTAGCCAAAATTCTTCGGAAAAAGAGAATGCATGCGGGAGCGATTTCTTTCGATAAAGTTGAAGTAAAATTTATTCTAGACGAAAAAAATAACCCAGAAGGTGTGTACTTCAAAGAAAGTAAAGATGCTAACAAACTTATTGAGGAGTTTATGTTGTTAGCCAACCGAAGCGTTGCAGAATATATAGGAAAACAGAATCCGAAGAAAACATTTGTCTACAGAGTACACGATGAGCCAGATGATGAAAAAATTGCTGCGCTAGAAAATATCATCCGTCAGTTTGGATATAAAATGGATACGCGTGATAGAAAAACAACCGCGGCATCTATGAACAAACTTTTAAAGGATGTACATGGTAAAAAAGAGCAGAATATGATAGATACTATTGCTATTCGTACCATGAGTAAAGCACAGTATACAGTTCATAACATAGGTCATTACGGTCTGGCATTCGATTATTATACACATTTTACGTCGCCTATACGTCGCTATCCAGATGTTATGGTTCATAGATTATTGCAGCGCTATTTAGACAAAAAAGAAAGTGCTAAAGAAGATGCTTATGAAGACAACTGTAAGCATAGTACTGAAATGGAAATACTAGCTACTAATGCCGAAAGAGATAGTATTAAGTATATGCAAGTAAAATACATGCAAGATCACAAAGATGAAGAATTTGTAGGTGTAATATCTGGGGTTACAGAATGGGGAATATATGTTGAGATTATAAAAAATAAATGCGAAGGTATGGTGCGCCTACAAGACTTAACCGATGACCACTATGAATTTGATAAAGAAAACTATGCAGTTGTTGGTCAAAAAACAAAGAATGCGTATGTGTTAGGTGATGAAGTAAGGGTACAAGTAAAAAATGCAGACCTTGTAAAAAAACATTTAGATTTTACCATGTTAGGGCATGCAAATGTTTAA
- a CDS encoding glutamine--tRNA ligase/YqeY domain fusion protein, translating into MTEEKEPLNFIEHIIEDDLKENYTVNDLHFRFPPEPNGYLHIGHASSICLNFGLGLRYNAPVNLRFDDTNPAKEEQEFVDAIKKDISWLGYTWANECYASDYFQQLYDWAVQFIKEGKAYVDSQSSEAIAEQKGTPNKPGVESPFRNRSVDENLELFEQMKNGDVEEGAHVLRAKIDMTSSNMLMRDPVMYRVLHKHHHRTGTDWKIFPMYDWTHGESDYIEQVSHSFCTLEFLPHRELYDWFLDQVHEKDKLRPKQREFARRNLSHTVVSKRKLAKLVEEGIVTGWDDPRMPTISGLRRRGYTADAIRNFADSIGVGKRENLIDVTHLEYNIREDLNKKASRVMAVLDPLKVVITNYPEGKEEWLDAENNPGDEAAGSRKVPFSREIYIEKEDFREEANRKFFRLKLDGEVRLKNAYIIKAEKAIKDENGNIVEVHCTYDTDSQSGSGTEASLRKVKGTLHWVSVAHALPVEVRLYDRLFTDAAPDAHKDKDFMEFVNTNSLEVVTGYAEPSLKELEVEDTVQFQRIGYFTVDRDSTAARMVFNRTVALRDSWAKLEH; encoded by the coding sequence ATGACAGAAGAAAAAGAACCGCTCAATTTTATAGAGCATATCATTGAAGATGATTTAAAGGAAAACTATACGGTAAACGATTTGCACTTTCGTTTTCCTCCAGAGCCAAATGGGTATTTACACATTGGGCATGCATCGTCTATCTGCTTAAACTTCGGCTTGGGCTTACGTTACAATGCGCCGGTTAACCTAAGGTTTGACGATACAAATCCAGCCAAAGAAGAGCAAGAGTTTGTAGATGCTATTAAAAAAGACATTTCCTGGCTTGGGTATACCTGGGCGAACGAATGTTATGCTTCAGATTACTTTCAGCAGCTGTATGATTGGGCAGTACAATTTATTAAAGAAGGAAAGGCGTACGTAGATTCACAATCGTCTGAGGCCATTGCCGAGCAGAAAGGAACCCCTAACAAGCCAGGGGTTGAAAGTCCGTTTAGAAATCGTTCTGTAGACGAAAACCTAGAGCTGTTCGAGCAAATGAAGAATGGTGACGTAGAAGAAGGTGCACATGTGTTACGTGCTAAAATTGATATGACTTCTAGTAATATGCTTATGCGAGACCCAGTTATGTATCGGGTACTGCATAAACATCATCATAGAACTGGAACAGACTGGAAAATCTTTCCAATGTACGATTGGACCCATGGCGAAAGTGACTATATAGAACAAGTTTCACATAGTTTTTGTACTCTTGAATTTCTACCACATAGAGAACTGTACGATTGGTTTTTAGACCAGGTACACGAGAAAGATAAATTACGGCCTAAACAGCGAGAATTTGCTCGTAGAAATTTAAGCCATACTGTGGTGAGTAAACGAAAGCTCGCCAAGTTAGTAGAAGAAGGTATTGTAACGGGCTGGGACGATCCAAGAATGCCTACAATATCTGGATTGCGTAGAAGAGGATATACAGCAGACGCAATTAGAAACTTTGCAGATAGTATTGGCGTTGGCAAAAGAGAAAACCTGATAGATGTAACACATTTAGAATATAATATTAGAGAAGATCTCAATAAAAAGGCCAGCCGCGTAATGGCAGTGTTAGACCCCTTAAAAGTTGTGATTACTAACTATCCTGAAGGGAAGGAAGAATGGTTAGACGCAGAAAACAATCCTGGAGACGAAGCTGCGGGTAGCCGAAAAGTGCCTTTTAGTAGAGAGATTTATATTGAAAAGGAAGATTTTAGAGAAGAGGCTAACAGGAAGTTTTTTCGTTTAAAACTAGATGGTGAGGTACGACTAAAAAACGCCTACATTATTAAGGCCGAAAAGGCTATTAAAGATGAAAACGGAAATATAGTAGAAGTACATTGTACCTACGATACCGATAGCCAAAGTGGAAGCGGCACAGAAGCATCATTGCGAAAAGTTAAAGGTACACTTCATTGGGTTTCTGTGGCACATGCGTTACCCGTAGAGGTACGTCTATACGATCGTTTGTTTACAGATGCCGCACCAGATGCACATAAAGACAAAGATTTTATGGAGTTTGTAAATACTAATTCGCTTGAGGTTGTTACTGGTTATGCAGAACCAAGCTTAAAAGAACTTGAAGTGGAAGATACAGTGCAATTTCAACGTATAGGTTACTTTACCGTAGACAGAGATTCTACCGCTGCTAGAATGGTGTTTAATAGAACCGTAGCACTGCGAGATTCTTGGGCTAAATTAGAGCACTAA
- a CDS encoding FG-GAP repeat protein: MMNRFFFFLMLLTTASTIAQVGINTTDPKGTLDITSVNNTGLVLPRVTSVEDVTDGQGNDPLEGTTVFDISRSSTCFYQNGGWVCIGTDGSGNPVLTEIEPPVFTMSSSIDYVKASNTGSDDLFGYSVSISDNNETIAVSAVTEDSNTTGINGNQADNSATNSGAVYIFTRVGNVWAQQAYIKASNAEANDLFGFNLSLSGDGNTLTVGAINEDSNAVGINGNQSDNSAINSGAVYVFTRTGNVWTQQAYIKASNTDAGDQFGRNISCSSDGNTLAVGVFNEDSNAVGINGNQTDNSETGSGAVYIFTRTGNVWTQQAYIKASNTDLADGFGNAVSLSNSGNTLGVGAINENSNAVGVDGDQNNNTATNSGAVYIFTRTGNVWTQQAYIKASNTDSDDQFGRNIFISGDGSTLLASAPYEDSNSTGINGGQLDNSSIDSGAVYVFSYTGVVWAQQAYIKASNTDAGDQFGWNVSSSDNGDRIAIGAYNEDSNATGINGNQTDNSSNNAGSMFVFSRDEGVWTQQAYIKASNTEANERYVESAAISSDGNMIIVGAVYEDSNATGINGDQTNNAANNSGAVYLYTAN; encoded by the coding sequence ATGATGAATCGCTTTTTCTTTTTTCTGATGTTGCTAACAACAGCATCAACTATTGCCCAGGTGGGTATTAACACTACAGACCCTAAGGGAACCTTGGATATAACTTCGGTAAACAACACTGGCTTGGTCCTTCCAAGAGTAACTTCGGTGGAGGATGTGACCGACGGACAAGGCAATGATCCACTGGAGGGCACAACCGTTTTTGACATCTCAAGAAGCAGCACCTGTTTTTATCAGAATGGAGGTTGGGTATGTATCGGAACCGATGGAAGTGGGAATCCTGTTCTAACCGAAATTGAACCACCCGTTTTTACTATGAGCAGTTCGATTGACTATGTAAAAGCCTCAAATACAGGCTCAGATGATCTGTTTGGCTATAGTGTTTCTATATCAGATAATAATGAAACAATTGCTGTGAGTGCAGTAACTGAAGATAGTAATACCACAGGTATAAACGGTAACCAAGCTGATAATAGCGCTACAAATAGTGGTGCGGTATATATTTTTACACGTGTTGGTAATGTCTGGGCACAACAAGCATATATTAAAGCGTCTAATGCAGAAGCAAATGATCTTTTTGGTTTTAACCTTAGTCTGTCAGGCGATGGAAATACGCTTACTGTAGGTGCTATTAATGAAGATAGTAATGCGGTTGGTATTAATGGGAATCAATCTGATAATAGCGCAATAAATAGTGGAGCGGTATATGTTTTTACACGTACTGGTAATGTCTGGACACAGCAAGCATATATTAAAGCATCGAATACAGATGCTGGGGATCAATTTGGGAGAAATATTTCTTGTTCGAGCGATGGAAATACCCTAGCTGTAGGTGTTTTTAATGAAGACAGTAACGCGGTTGGCATTAATGGGAATCAAACTGATAATAGCGAAACAGGTAGCGGGGCGGTATATATATTTACACGTACCGGTAATGTTTGGACACAACAAGCATATATTAAAGCATCGAACACCGATTTGGCAGACGGATTTGGTAATGCAGTATCACTTTCTAATAGCGGTAATACATTAGGAGTAGGCGCAATTAATGAAAATAGTAATGCTGTAGGGGTTGATGGAGATCAAAATAACAATACCGCAACAAATAGCGGGGCAGTTTATATTTTTACACGTACCGGTAATGTTTGGACACAACAAGCATATATTAAAGCATCAAATACAGATTCTGATGATCAATTTGGGAGAAATATTTTTATTTCGGGAGATGGAAGCACACTTTTAGCAAGCGCACCTTATGAGGATAGTAATAGTACTGGTATCAATGGAGGTCAACTTGATAATTCATCAATAGATAGTGGTGCAGTATATGTGTTTTCATATACCGGAGTTGTCTGGGCACAACAGGCATATATTAAAGCGTCGAATACAGATGCTGGTGATCAATTTGGATGGAATGTTTCTTCTTCAGATAATGGAGATAGAATTGCGATAGGTGCCTACAATGAAGATAGTAATGCTACTGGAATTAATGGTAATCAAACAGATAATTCATCTAATAACGCTGGATCCATGTTTGTTTTCTCAAGAGATGAAGGCGTCTGGACTCAACAAGCATATATTAAAGCGTCGAATACAGAAGCAAATGAGCGTTATGTAGAGAGTGCAGCTATTTCTAGCGATGGCAATATGATAATAGTAGGTGCTGTTTATGAGGACAGCAACGCAACAGGAATTAACGGAGACCAAACCAATAACGCAGCTAATAATAGTGGAGCTGTCTATTTATATACCGCTAATTAA
- a CDS encoding phage holin family protein encodes MPFQALSDHLSDSGHKVQDYIKSTAEYYKLRLFKNAMKFATSLINMLVLGGIFMMFLIFISFGVAMWLGKIFESMLTGFFIVGGFYLLIFLLILFFGKKHIDKSILSKFSELVVEDEVENASEARTEFLFNEENVTPEDINLPNAKNRE; translated from the coding sequence ATGCCCTTTCAAGCGCTATCAGATCATTTAAGTGACTCTGGCCACAAAGTTCAGGATTATATTAAAAGTACGGCGGAGTATTATAAGCTCCGCCTTTTTAAAAACGCCATGAAGTTTGCAACCTCGTTAATCAACATGTTGGTTTTAGGAGGTATCTTTATGATGTTTTTAATTTTCATCTCCTTTGGTGTAGCCATGTGGCTAGGAAAGATTTTTGAAAGTATGCTAACAGGTTTTTTTATTGTTGGCGGCTTTTACTTGCTAATTTTTCTTCTCATCCTTTTCTTCGGAAAGAAACATATTGACAAGAGTATTCTAAGTAAGTTTTCAGAATTAGTAGTAGAAGATGAAGTTGAAAATGCTTCTGAAGCCAGAACAGAGTTTCTCTTTAATGAAGAAAATGTTACTCCAGAAGACATTAACCTTCCAAATGCAAAAAACCGTGAATAA
- the rpiB gene encoding ribose 5-phosphate isomerase B: MKIAIGNDHAGPDYKFAILKILEARGIEVTNHGTDTLDSVDYPDFANPVAKAVNSGDVDFGILICGSANGVAMTANKYEKVRAGVCWTKEITELSRLHNDANVICIPARFTSLQQAIGMVETFIDTKFEGGRHLNRVNKIGCV; encoded by the coding sequence ATGAAAATAGCCATAGGAAATGACCACGCCGGACCAGATTACAAATTTGCCATTCTTAAAATATTAGAGGCACGCGGAATTGAAGTTACAAACCACGGCACCGATACATTAGATAGTGTAGATTATCCAGATTTTGCAAACCCTGTGGCAAAGGCTGTGAATAGCGGAGATGTTGACTTTGGTATTTTAATCTGCGGAAGCGCCAATGGGGTTGCGATGACGGCAAATAAATACGAAAAGGTACGCGCCGGAGTATGCTGGACCAAAGAAATTACAGAACTCTCCAGACTGCATAACGATGCCAATGTTATTTGTATTCCTGCACGATTTACATCGTTACAACAAGCCATTGGAATGGTAGAAACTTTTATTGACACAAAATTTGAAGGAGGAAGACACCTAAATCGAGTAAATAAAATTGGCTGCGTCTAA
- a CDS encoding DUF4476 domain-containing protein — MKKITFLMFLVTISQVLVAQTSSITIFSEAGDPFYVLLNSVRQNESPSTNIRVDNLTNTHYTAEIVFANTSMPSIKKNMLMAVDVDGNWGDVTYKIKEKGNGKLVLRYFSFTPYQTEPLIPSDLTVIQYNTSPMPAIVTSTTTQTTTTTNGAGDNVNVDINVGGVSVGMDVSINDGVSGTSTTTTQTTTTTSSTIPNEVILVEEDCYAMRPADFRGALSSIESKTFSDSKLTLAKQIVKRNCLTANQILKITKLFDFESTRLDFAKYAFAFCYNPENYWKVNDAFEFESSIEELDEFISKH; from the coding sequence ATGAAAAAAATTACATTTCTTATGTTCTTGGTTACCATAAGTCAAGTACTCGTAGCACAAACCTCAAGTATTACAATTTTTTCTGAAGCAGGTGATCCTTTTTATGTGCTCTTAAATAGCGTACGACAAAATGAAAGTCCGAGTACAAATATTAGAGTAGACAACCTTACAAATACACATTATACGGCAGAAATTGTGTTTGCAAATACATCAATGCCAAGCATCAAGAAAAACATGTTAATGGCTGTAGATGTAGATGGTAATTGGGGCGATGTAACTTACAAGATTAAAGAAAAAGGTAATGGAAAGCTCGTATTGCGTTATTTCTCTTTTACTCCTTACCAAACAGAACCGTTAATACCAAGCGACCTAACAGTCATTCAATATAATACGTCGCCAATGCCAGCAATTGTAACTTCTACAACAACCCAAACCACAACAACTACCAATGGTGCAGGGGATAACGTAAATGTGGATATAAACGTTGGAGGGGTTTCTGTGGGAATGGATGTTTCAATTAACGACGGTGTATCTGGTACAAGTACCACTACAACACAAACCACTACAACAACTTCTTCAACTATTCCTAACGAAGTAATTCTAGTAGAAGAGGATTGTTATGCTATGCGTCCAGCAGATTTTAGAGGTGCATTGTCTTCAATTGAGAGCAAAACTTTTTCAGATTCTAAACTTACTCTGGCAAAGCAAATTGTAAAGAGAAATTGTCTAACTGCAAACCAAATATTGAAAATTACAAAGCTTTTCGATTTTGAAAGTACACGACTAGATTTTGCGAAATATGCTTTTGCTTTTTGTTACAATCCAGAAAATTATTGGAAAGTGAACGATGCTTTTGAATTTGAGAGCTCTATCGAAGAGTTAGATGAATTTATTAGTAAACATTAA
- a CDS encoding YtxH domain-containing protein, whose translation MASNTGQTLLALLTGAAIGAGIGILYAPDKGSKTRNKIDKERKKAQKKLNKQFQDTKSNLTEHAQKAKYNFQQKLDDTLSSASYKADDILLAMEDKLEALRKQNAKLQKEVSVDKTKATVKKATV comes from the coding sequence ATGGCATCTAACACAGGACAAACATTATTAGCGTTATTAACCGGAGCGGCAATCGGAGCAGGAATAGGTATTTTATACGCACCAGATAAAGGCTCTAAAACACGTAATAAAATCGATAAAGAGCGTAAAAAAGCTCAGAAAAAATTGAACAAGCAATTTCAAGATACAAAGTCTAATTTAACAGAGCACGCTCAGAAAGCAAAGTATAACTTTCAGCAAAAATTAGATGATACACTTTCATCTGCTAGCTATAAGGCCGACGATATTTTATTGGCAATGGAAGATAAATTAGAAGCTCTACGTAAGCAAAATGCGAAGCTTCAAAAAGAAGTATCGGTAGACAAAACCAAGGCAACCGTTAAAAAAGCTACCGTCTAA
- a CDS encoding GNAT family N-acetyltransferase has product MEIIVKTFDELTIYELHDTLQLRSEVFVVEQDCVYQDIDGKDSKALHIIGRNNGKIVAYTRCFAPGIYFKEAAIGRVVVDKNQRAFGFGHDIMKASIDAIEKRFRTKNIKLSAQTYLIKFYESHGFKTTGSEYLEDGIPHVAMLIA; this is encoded by the coding sequence ATGGAAATTATAGTAAAAACGTTTGACGAACTCACCATTTATGAGCTGCACGACACCCTGCAGTTGCGCAGCGAAGTTTTTGTAGTAGAGCAAGATTGTGTTTATCAAGATATTGATGGTAAGGATAGTAAGGCACTTCATATTATTGGACGAAATAATGGAAAAATAGTGGCCTACACGCGCTGTTTTGCCCCTGGAATTTATTTTAAGGAAGCCGCAATAGGCAGGGTAGTGGTAGACAAAAATCAACGAGCCTTCGGATTTGGGCATGACATTATGAAAGCGTCAATTGATGCCATAGAAAAAAGGTTCCGCACAAAAAACATCAAGCTTTCTGCACAGACCTATCTTATAAAATTTTACGAATCACACGGATTTAAAACCACGGGTTCAGAATACCTAGAAGATGGTATTCCTCATGTTGCGATGCTTATAGCTTAA
- a CDS encoding cation diffusion facilitator family transporter produces the protein MSHTHTHSHQNDLKGRNLLLSIGLNIVITVAQVIGGILSGSLSLLSDALHNFSDVLSLIISYVADKYSKKAASFDKTFGYKRAEIIAAFVNASTLLIVAVYLIYEAIIRFMNPKEIESNLVIWLALLGIIANGFSVLLLKNDSKENMNMRSAYLHLLTDMSASVAVLIGGLLMKYFGWFWVDSVLTVLIAIYLLFMGYDLLKSSFKILMLFTPDDIRLEELREAISEAPEIKNVHHMHIWQLNEKETHLEAHIDFHEDITLSQFDVILNGVEEKLYHDFGINHVNIQPEFRKDDAKDVIVQD, from the coding sequence GTGTCACACACTCATACCCATAGTCATCAAAACGATTTAAAAGGGAGAAACCTGCTTCTCTCTATTGGTCTTAATATCGTTATTACTGTAGCCCAAGTCATAGGTGGTATTCTTTCAGGTAGTCTTTCATTATTAAGTGATGCGCTACACAACTTTAGCGATGTACTTTCACTTATTATTAGTTATGTAGCAGATAAATATTCAAAAAAAGCAGCGTCTTTCGATAAAACTTTTGGCTACAAACGCGCCGAAATTATTGCGGCATTTGTAAACGCGTCTACGTTGTTAATTGTTGCTGTCTATTTAATTTATGAGGCAATTATTCGGTTTATGAACCCCAAAGAGATTGAAAGCAACTTGGTTATTTGGTTGGCTCTTTTAGGCATTATAGCAAATGGGTTTAGTGTTTTATTGCTGAAAAACGACTCGAAAGAAAATATGAACATGCGCTCTGCGTACTTACACCTCTTAACAGATATGTCTGCAAGTGTAGCTGTTCTAATTGGCGGGCTTCTAATGAAGTATTTCGGCTGGTTTTGGGTAGACAGTGTGCTCACTGTTTTAATAGCTATTTATCTATTATTTATGGGATATGATTTGCTGAAAAGCAGCTTTAAAATTTTAATGCTGTTTACTCCAGACGACATTAGACTTGAAGAACTACGCGAAGCAATTTCCGAAGCTCCAGAAATAAAAAATGTACACCACATGCATATCTGGCAACTAAACGAAAAGGAAACACACCTAGAGGCGCATATAGATTTTCACGAAGACATTACCCTGTCACAATTTGATGTTATATTAAATGGAGTAGAAGAGAAGCTATACCACGATTTTGGAATAAATCACGTTAATATTCAACCAGAATTTAGAAAAGACGACGCCAAAGATGTTATTGTTCAAGACTAA
- a CDS encoding putative signal transducing protein: MKDYKVIAIFTYASEYTVLRHLLQQAEIRFIFQNETMISVLPFHSNAVGGIRLMVHKDDVLEASEILNNLNNPSSLRIV; this comes from the coding sequence ATGAAAGACTATAAAGTCATTGCAATTTTTACGTATGCCAGTGAGTATACTGTACTACGTCATTTATTGCAGCAGGCAGAAATTCGGTTTATTTTTCAAAATGAAACAATGATCAGTGTTCTTCCATTTCACAGTAACGCTGTAGGGGGCATTCGTCTTATGGTACACAAAGATGACGTTTTAGAAGCTTCGGAAATTTTAAATAATTTAAACAATCCTTCTTCACTTCGAATTGTTTAG
- a CDS encoding LysE family translocator — MFDGIGYAAFYGFLLAFAVGPVFFTLIETSITKGFKAGVFFDLGAMTADIIFIVIAYFSTSKILERVKDDPGLLIFGGVVLIAYGVISYIRTSKNWIKIVREHYAVKVKKNLGGLFLKGFLLNFVNFGVLAGWIGTIIMANALTTSNRGVIFFLSTVLVVFFATDLLKIALAKKLKSKMTPRVIFKTKKWVSILITLFGLFLLIEGIFPEQVKRGLEQIPNTDLPIDKPIPPVEEDIINIE, encoded by the coding sequence ATGTTTGATGGTATTGGCTATGCGGCTTTCTACGGTTTCCTGCTTGCGTTTGCAGTTGGCCCCGTATTCTTTACACTTATTGAAACCAGTATAACAAAAGGTTTTAAGGCAGGAGTTTTCTTCGACCTAGGCGCAATGACGGCAGATATTATATTTATTGTCATCGCCTACTTTAGTACCAGTAAAATATTAGAACGTGTAAAAGATGATCCAGGACTTCTAATTTTTGGAGGAGTGGTGCTTATTGCATACGGCGTTATTTCGTACATAAGAACCTCTAAAAATTGGATAAAAATCGTTAGAGAACATTATGCCGTTAAGGTTAAAAAGAACTTAGGAGGCCTCTTCTTAAAGGGTTTTTTACTGAATTTTGTAAATTTTGGTGTGTTAGCTGGATGGATTGGTACCATTATCATGGCAAACGCCTTAACAACTTCTAATCGAGGCGTTATTTTCTTCCTATCTACAGTCTTGGTGGTATTTTTTGCAACAGATTTGCTGAAAATTGCCTTGGCAAAGAAATTAAAAAGTAAAATGACACCTCGAGTTATTTTTAAAACGAAGAAGTGGGTTAGTATTTTAATTACCTTATTTGGATTGTTTCTTTTAATTGAAGGAATCTTTCCTGAACAAGTAAAACGGGGTCTTGAACAAATTCCTAACACAGATCTTCCAATAGACAAACCTATTCCCCCGGTAGAAGAAGACATAATCAACATTGAATGA